The following coding sequences are from one Geothrix sp. window:
- a CDS encoding DUF6602 domain-containing protein: MNQAKAASKIDGKKFLREAFAAEQAVLALQLDLSSRSITHSGVMGDVNEQHFIDVLRKYLPMRYEVSQGIVIDSNGSTSEQIDIVIFDNQYTPTLLDQKSHRFIPAEAVYCVLEVKPTLSKPYLDYAAAKAHSVRILERTSVAIPHAGGVYSPKELFPIIAGIVSTKVDWTDGLIGRPFTENLAALGDTHTLNCGLAVSDRAFDTFTGDLTISEPQGSLAFFIFRLIQRLQALGTVPAVDWNKYASFLGNDF; encoded by the coding sequence ATGAACCAAGCAAAGGCTGCGTCGAAAATAGACGGGAAGAAATTCCTAAGGGAGGCGTTTGCCGCTGAACAGGCTGTACTTGCTCTTCAGCTCGACTTATCAAGCAGATCCATCACACACAGTGGGGTGATGGGGGATGTCAACGAACAACATTTCATTGATGTGCTTCGCAAGTACTTGCCCATGCGCTATGAGGTTTCCCAGGGCATAGTGATTGACTCAAATGGATCCACAAGCGAGCAGATCGATATTGTTATTTTTGATAATCAGTACACACCCACACTTCTTGACCAAAAGTCACACCGGTTCATCCCAGCTGAAGCGGTTTATTGTGTTCTTGAAGTAAAACCAACACTGAGCAAACCCTACCTTGATTATGCTGCCGCAAAGGCTCATTCGGTCAGGATTCTCGAACGAACAAGCGTTGCAATCCCGCATGCTGGTGGTGTGTACTCACCCAAGGAGCTATTCCCAATAATCGCAGGCATAGTTTCTACCAAAGTAGATTGGACTGATGGCCTAATCGGAAGGCCCTTTACTGAGAACCTGGCAGCACTAGGCGATACACATACTCTTAACTGCGGATTGGCCGTCTCGGATCGAGCTTTTGATACATTTACGGGAGATCTGACAATTAGCGAACCACAAGGATCGTTGGCATTTTTTATATTCCGCTTGATTCAGCGATTGCAGGCACTCGGTACAGTACCTGCCGTCGATTGGAACAAATATGCCTCATTCTTGGGCAACGATTTCTGA
- a CDS encoding nucleotide-binding domain-containing protein — MNFKFSQPVERRPAPRAIGTGLLASVYRGYHYMDCEIVKNGEVVALARHIVNIG; from the coding sequence ATGAATTTTAAATTCAGTCAGCCCGTGGAAAGGAGGCCGGCGCCAAGAGCCATCGGCACCGGCCTCCTCGCTTCGGTCTACCGTGGCTACCACTACATGGATTGTGAGATCGTAAAAAATGGAGAAGTCGTTGCACTCGCAAGGCACATCGTAAATATCGGGTAG
- the mfd gene encoding transcription-repair coupling factor encodes MNDTGHELRDLLRSTGPAGDLGAPGARLRWMSPGALALVLARWVGREGRPQTLWVDAPSEAEARILAQDLQALLPGAGVAHFPGFAGYAGGESSPPGMVLRERLSTLVGLLERRVQVLVTGPLTACEKLPHPTWFQKQKLELRKGAEVPRELLLETLIALGYRRTEMASAPGEFSSRGMVVDLWPDHLDQPLRLETFGDELERLSPFDPDSQRRTGEALETLTLYPRFEGDRGDGEALLAAVASRASLTQEPGDDLAFRRARLATHGHFPGEELFHPLLAQAKGQLVHWVPPCLRVRLDPAWEEALREAERTRIEDGLAMLRRGGVVCPDFEDRFLPTDPSRSTLLLTEWQSEATVPLAAQPVREFQGRLSDLADHLQDLALTGHRVFLAGSTPGMRDRFQEFIREHELPQAYGTEVGCRALHLSLSAGFHLKEPGLVIFTEREVFGRKAVQAAPKKSRSSAFLSDLRDLKPGDRVVHLDHGIGEFVGFATLTVGGEEQEVLQLRYADGGQLNVSLERADLMQRYTGAEGHLPPLDKLGGASWAKVKRRAKKAIRDMADELLKLYAQRKLEKGHAYPADGPDMAAFDTSFPFTLTPDQVEAIEAVKADLESPRPMDRLLVGDVGFGKTEVAMRAAAKVALEGKQVAVLCPTTVLCFQHFRTFRERFAGFPIRIEMLNRFVDATDQKRILQELGDGKIEIVVGTHQMLGAKVKFADLGLVVIDEEQRFGVGHKEKLKKLRLNVDQLALSATPIPRTLHMSLTGLREISLIETPPKDRLAIETVVAPWSDELVQTAIQFELRRGGQVYLVHNRVESIVSIAARVRELVPDARVGVGHGQLTDEGLEQVMLGFMEGRIDVLVATTIVENGLDVPNANTLIVHRADAFGLSQLYQLRGRVGRSDVPAYAYLMIPPKHEISEDARKRLQALEDFSELGSGFRVAAMDLELRGAGNLLGGEQSGHIHDIGFELYVKLLEETLSELQGQPSGTFEVKLDNLAPGAQLGRRWIDQASERLVAYKRISRLREEKDLELYRMDLEDRFGRISEDDPETLRFFELLKVKLRAQVLAVSEVALDKGQLKFRLSPQTPLDPAKLMAWVGRTKGASLSPDGAVRLPVQGTADGPILQAQRVLVEWAGL; translated from the coding sequence ATGAATGATACGGGTCACGAGCTGCGGGATCTACTGAGGTCGACCGGACCCGCCGGGGACCTCGGGGCCCCGGGAGCGCGGCTCCGCTGGATGTCCCCTGGGGCCCTGGCCCTGGTGCTGGCGCGGTGGGTGGGCCGCGAGGGCAGGCCCCAGACCCTGTGGGTGGATGCCCCCAGCGAGGCCGAGGCCCGCATCCTGGCGCAGGATCTGCAGGCCCTCCTGCCCGGGGCGGGCGTGGCGCATTTCCCGGGCTTCGCGGGCTACGCGGGCGGGGAGAGCAGCCCGCCCGGCATGGTGTTGCGGGAGCGCCTGTCCACCCTGGTGGGCCTGCTGGAGCGCCGCGTGCAGGTACTGGTCACGGGACCGCTCACCGCCTGCGAGAAGCTGCCCCATCCCACCTGGTTCCAGAAGCAGAAGCTGGAGCTGCGCAAGGGGGCCGAGGTGCCCCGCGAGCTGCTGCTGGAGACGCTGATCGCCTTGGGCTACCGCCGCACGGAGATGGCCTCGGCCCCGGGCGAATTCAGCTCCCGCGGCATGGTGGTGGACCTCTGGCCCGACCACCTCGACCAGCCCCTGCGCCTGGAGACCTTCGGCGACGAGCTGGAGCGGCTCAGCCCCTTCGACCCGGACAGCCAGCGCCGCACCGGCGAGGCACTGGAGACCCTGACGCTCTACCCCCGCTTCGAGGGCGATCGGGGCGATGGCGAGGCCCTGCTGGCCGCCGTGGCCTCCCGCGCCAGCCTCACGCAGGAACCCGGAGACGACCTGGCCTTCCGCCGCGCGCGCCTGGCCACCCACGGCCACTTCCCGGGCGAGGAGCTGTTCCATCCCCTGCTGGCGCAGGCGAAGGGCCAGCTGGTCCACTGGGTGCCGCCCTGCCTGCGGGTCCGTCTTGACCCAGCCTGGGAGGAGGCCCTGCGGGAGGCGGAGCGCACCCGCATCGAAGATGGCCTGGCCATGCTGCGCCGGGGCGGTGTGGTGTGTCCCGACTTCGAGGATCGTTTCCTGCCCACGGATCCCAGCCGGTCCACCCTGCTGCTCACCGAGTGGCAGAGCGAGGCCACGGTGCCCCTGGCCGCCCAGCCCGTGCGCGAGTTCCAGGGCCGCCTCTCCGACCTGGCGGACCACCTGCAGGATCTCGCCCTCACGGGGCATCGCGTGTTCCTGGCAGGCTCCACGCCGGGCATGCGGGACCGCTTCCAGGAGTTCATCCGCGAGCACGAGCTGCCCCAGGCCTACGGCACCGAGGTGGGCTGCCGCGCCCTGCACCTGTCCCTGAGCGCGGGCTTCCACCTGAAAGAACCCGGCCTGGTGATCTTCACCGAGCGCGAGGTCTTCGGGCGCAAGGCCGTCCAGGCGGCGCCGAAGAAATCGCGGAGCTCGGCCTTCCTGTCGGACCTGCGGGACCTCAAGCCCGGTGACCGCGTGGTGCACCTGGACCACGGCATCGGCGAGTTCGTGGGCTTTGCCACCCTCACCGTGGGCGGCGAGGAGCAGGAGGTGCTGCAGCTGCGCTACGCCGATGGCGGCCAGCTCAACGTGAGCCTGGAGCGGGCCGACCTCATGCAGCGCTACACCGGCGCCGAGGGCCACCTGCCGCCCCTGGACAAGCTGGGTGGGGCCTCCTGGGCCAAGGTCAAGCGCCGGGCCAAGAAGGCCATCCGCGACATGGCCGACGAGCTGCTGAAGCTCTACGCCCAGCGCAAGCTGGAGAAGGGCCATGCCTACCCGGCGGACGGGCCCGACATGGCGGCCTTCGACACGAGCTTTCCCTTCACCCTCACGCCGGACCAGGTCGAGGCCATCGAGGCGGTGAAGGCGGACCTGGAATCGCCGCGCCCCATGGACCGCCTGCTGGTGGGTGACGTGGGCTTCGGCAAGACCGAGGTGGCCATGCGCGCCGCCGCCAAGGTGGCCCTGGAGGGCAAGCAGGTGGCCGTGCTGTGTCCCACCACCGTGCTCTGCTTCCAGCACTTCCGCACCTTCCGGGAGCGCTTCGCGGGCTTCCCCATCCGCATCGAGATGCTCAACCGCTTCGTGGATGCCACCGACCAGAAGCGCATCCTGCAGGAGCTGGGCGACGGCAAGATCGAGATCGTGGTGGGCACCCACCAGATGCTGGGCGCCAAGGTGAAGTTCGCGGACCTGGGCCTGGTGGTCATCGACGAGGAGCAACGCTTCGGCGTGGGCCACAAGGAGAAGCTGAAGAAGCTGCGCCTCAACGTGGACCAGCTGGCCCTCAGCGCCACGCCCATCCCCCGCACGCTCCACATGAGCCTCACGGGCCTGCGCGAGATCAGCCTCATCGAGACGCCGCCCAAAGACAGGCTGGCCATCGAGACCGTGGTGGCGCCCTGGAGCGACGAGCTGGTGCAGACCGCCATCCAGTTCGAGCTGCGGCGCGGAGGGCAGGTGTACCTGGTGCACAACCGCGTGGAGTCCATCGTCAGCATCGCCGCGCGGGTGCGCGAGCTGGTGCCCGATGCCCGAGTGGGCGTGGGCCACGGCCAGCTCACGGACGAGGGCCTGGAGCAGGTGATGCTTGGCTTCATGGAGGGGCGCATCGACGTGCTGGTGGCCACCACCATCGTGGAGAACGGCCTGGACGTGCCCAACGCCAACACGCTCATCGTCCACCGCGCCGATGCCTTCGGCCTCAGCCAGCTCTACCAGCTGCGGGGCCGCGTGGGCCGCAGCGACGTGCCCGCCTACGCCTACCTGATGATCCCGCCCAAGCATGAGATCAGCGAGGACGCCCGCAAGCGCCTGCAGGCCCTCGAAGATTTTTCCGAGCTGGGCTCGGGCTTCCGCGTGGCGGCCATGGATCTCGAGTTGCGCGGCGCGGGCAACCTGCTGGGGGGCGAGCAGAGCGGCCACATCCACGACATCGGCTTCGAGCTCTACGTGAAGCTGCTGGAGGAGACGCTCTCGGAGCTGCAGGGCCAGCCCAGCGGCACCTTCGAGGTGAAGCTGGACAACCTGGCCCCCGGCGCCCAGCTGGGGCGGCGCTGGATCGACCAGGCCAGCGAGCGCCTGGTGGCCTACAAGCGCATCTCCCGGCTGCGCGAGGAGAAGGACCTGGAGCTCTACCGCATGGACCTGGAGGATCGCTTCGGCCGCATTTCCGAAGACGATCCCGAGACCCTGCGCTTCTTCGAGCTGCTCAAGGTCAAGCTGCGGGCCCAGGTCCTGGCCGTCTCCGAAGTGGCCCTGGACAAGGGCCAGCTCAAGTTCCGCCTCAGCCCCCAGACGCCCCTGGACCCCGCCAAGCTCATGGCCTGGGTGGGCCGCACCAAGGGCGCCAGCCTCAGCCCCGACGGTGCCGTGCGCCTGCCCGTGCAGGGCACCGCCGACGGCCCCATTCTCCAGGCCCAGCGGGTGCTGGTGGAGTGGGCGGGGCTGTAG
- a CDS encoding tyrosine-type recombinase/integrase, protein MEDGKLHFVQNLAKHPESGVYLYRFSYQGRIHTGSTGCYRVNEARDYVNAMKGRLALESVGIKRPKVITFRQCFDAWMQERAPQRTRKYTRSLELMVTKHVLPYLGGLQLTKIDATAINTVLNRYLETHAATGTNGLALNISALMGFGLEKGWIDRKPRIQMVPVQKKARPVLPVDDLDRFLEAVDAYGHLQASFLVRAQLLMGMRNHEARLMKWSGLRLDQKVFIPDKTKNGDAPVIPIPEAMIPWFKRLMPGPNPIGLICPGKGGKPRCGHLATRYIKRAAKTLGLPPNLTDHRLRASFANILNKRGVPLPTIQKLMRHSKVETTMIYIETREEEMREAINLVS, encoded by the coding sequence GTGGAGGACGGAAAGCTGCACTTCGTCCAGAACCTGGCGAAGCACCCGGAGAGCGGCGTCTACCTCTATCGATTCTCCTACCAGGGCCGGATCCACACGGGCTCCACTGGCTGCTACCGCGTCAACGAAGCCCGGGATTACGTCAACGCCATGAAGGGGCGTCTCGCCCTGGAAAGCGTCGGCATCAAACGCCCCAAGGTCATCACATTCCGGCAGTGCTTCGATGCCTGGATGCAGGAGCGGGCACCTCAACGGACCCGGAAATACACCCGAAGCCTCGAACTGATGGTCACGAAGCATGTCCTGCCCTACCTCGGGGGCCTCCAGCTCACCAAGATCGACGCTACGGCGATCAACACGGTGCTGAACCGCTACCTGGAGACACACGCCGCAACCGGCACAAACGGGCTCGCCCTCAACATCAGCGCCCTGATGGGATTCGGCCTGGAGAAGGGGTGGATCGACCGGAAGCCCCGCATCCAGATGGTGCCGGTGCAGAAGAAAGCCCGGCCTGTGTTGCCCGTGGACGATCTAGACCGCTTCCTAGAGGCCGTGGATGCTTACGGCCATCTCCAGGCGAGTTTTCTCGTCCGGGCCCAGCTCCTGATGGGCATGCGGAACCACGAGGCGAGATTGATGAAGTGGTCCGGCCTTCGACTCGACCAGAAGGTGTTCATCCCGGACAAGACGAAGAACGGTGACGCCCCGGTCATCCCGATCCCCGAGGCAATGATTCCGTGGTTCAAGCGGCTCATGCCGGGCCCAAACCCTATCGGCCTGATCTGCCCCGGGAAGGGCGGCAAACCTCGCTGCGGGCATCTGGCGACCCGTTACATCAAGCGGGCGGCCAAGACGCTCGGATTGCCTCCAAACCTAACTGATCACCGCCTCCGGGCGAGCTTCGCCAACATCCTCAACAAGCGGGGGGTGCCCCTGCCGACCATCCAGAAGCTCATGCGGCACTCAAAGGTGGAGACCACGATGATCTACATCGAGACCCGTGAGGAAGAGATGCGCGAGGCCATCAACCTCGTGAGCTAG